The DNA sequence CTCCACCAGCGCCACCCACGAGAACACGACGGTGGTCACGATCGCCAGGATCGTCGCGACCGCCACGAGCACCAGCCCCACCTCCGCGACCCCGCCGAGCAGCAGCACGCCCCCGGCCAGGTCGAGGGCCAGCGGCACCGTGAACAGCGCGATCCTCTCCACGTCGTAGCGCCCGTATCCGGTCGTCGCAGAGTCCCGCCGGATCGCGATGGACGACCGCACCGCGACGAACCCGCAGATCAGCGTCCCGACGACGACCTGCACCCCGAACCCCCACGGCGCCTGGCCCGGGATGAGCGCCGCGCAGCTGAGTGCGACGCCGAGGATGAGCGTCGCGATGGACGCCCCGGCCCGCGCCGCGAGCCCGCGGGACTCCGCGATCTGGCGGATGTTCACCGACAACGCGACGATCAGGAGGCCGCCCAGCGCCGCGCCGGCCCCCGCGACCGCGACGTTGAACTCCGACCACTCGCGGAAGATCCCCACCATGCGCACAGCGTAGCGGCGCGCTGTCAAGTCTGGCGGGCGCGCACGGCCAGGGCGTATAACGGGGGACATGGCCGACGCGATCACGACCTGGATCGACCGCTATCGCCGCGCGTGGGAGAGCAACGACCCCGACGACATCCGGGCGCTCTTCACCGAGGACGCGAGCTACCGCACCGAGCCGTTCGCCGAGCCGTGGGACGGGCACCTCGAGATCGTGGAGGGCTGGCTCGACGCGCAGGACGACCCGGGCTCTGTCGACTTCGAGTGGAGGCTGCTCGGCCAGGACGGGTCCCAGTACTTCGTGGAGGGCGTCACCGACTACCACGACGGCCCGACCTACTCGAACCTGTGGGTCGTAGTGCTCGCCGGCGACGGCCGCGCCGAGGAGTTCACCGAGTGGTGGATGGAGCAGGAGGCCTGATCCGCCGGACGTCGACGGTCAGACCGCCCCGCCCAGCCACAGCCCCAGCCCGGCCGCGGCGAGCGCCAGCACCAGCATCCCGGCCCCGTTGAACAGCGCCGCGCGATACCGCCGCTGCTGCGCCAGCCGCACCGTCTCGTAGCTCGCCGTGCTGAACGTCGTGTAGCCGCCGAGGAACCCGGTGCCGAGGATCGCCCTCCACTCGGGCGGGAGGCCGTGCGCGAGCGCCAGCCCGGTGACGAGTCCGAGCAGGAAGGACCCCGTCACGTTGATGACGGTCGTGCCGAAGGGGTAGTTGATCCGGAAGACGCTGCGCAGCATCCCGTCGAGGACCAGCCGTGCCACGGCCCCGAGTCCGCCCGCGACCGCGACGGCGAGCACCAGCAGCGGCGTCACCGGCCGACCCCCGGAGCGTCGTCGCCGAGCGCGGAGCCCCCGCGCCGGGCCCGCCGCCTCCCCAGCGCAGCCGCGGCCGCGATCCCCGCGACCGACGCCAGCGCGCCGATCAGGATCGTCGCCACCGCGTACCCGATCCCGCCGCCGAGGTTCTGCGCAGCGAACAACCCGTCCGTGTCCACCGCGAACGAACTGTACGTCGTGTACCCGCCGAGGATGCCGGTCCCGGCGAACAGCCGCAGGTCGCGGCGGCGTCCGGCGTCCGGACCGCGCAGGGCCAGCGCCTCCAACAGCCAGCCGAGCACGAATGCGCCCGTGACGTTGATGACCAGTGTGATGAGCGGCACGCCGGCCACGGTCGGCACGGCCGCCGACAGCAGGTATCGCACCGTGGTGCCGATCGCGCCGCCGGCGAAGACGAGCAGGACGGAGCGCCAGTGCAGGTGCACAGGCAACGGAGTTCTCGCGGACACGCGGCATCCACCCTTCGGAATGAAGCGCAGGAACTATCAGCGACCGTCGCGGTTCGGGCCGTCCGGCCCCGGCGAGATCCATCGCCGCTGGACCACTATACCGGCGGGTCCTCCCAGGGCAGCGCCTGCGACCCGCTGACCGGCGCCAGCGGCACCACGATCACGGGCCGGTGCTGCCGGTGTGCCAGGTGCACCGCGACCGAGCCGTTGAAGAACTCGCGGATGCTGCCGCGCAGCCCTGCTTCCCGCGTGCCCACGACGATGTAGCGCGCGTCCATCTCGTCCGCGAGCCGGGCGAGCGCCCAGGCCGGGTCTCCCGCCAGCTGCTTCAGCGTGTACGGGACGCCGCGGCCGTTCAGCGTCGCACGGATGTCGGACTCCAGCTCGGCGTCGAAGGTCTCCTCCTCGACTTCGGGGAGGTCGGGGTCGTACGGCAGAGCGACCACGGTGCCGTCCACGTAGCTGGAGACCAGGTACCGGTTGGGGTCGACATTGGCGCAGACCAGCGGGACGTCGAGGTCGTCGGCGAGCCGCGCCGCCTGGTCGAGCACCGCGGTCGGCTGGCCGGGGACGACCGCGACGAGCACTCCCCCCGGCTTGATGCCGGCCGATTCGCCGCCGCCCGCCCCAGTGCCGCCGATGCCGCTCATGCGACTAGTGTGCACCATCCGGTGCGCCGGGATGCGATGGGCCACGCTCCGGTGGGCCGCGCTTTCGCAGGCCATGCGCAGCCGCCCTCCCTTGGCGCGCACCGTACCGTGGGGTACGTTCGGACGCGAACCCAGGGAGGCCACGCAATGACCGAGAACAAGGCCGCGCTCCCCCGCGAGCGCCGCCGGACCACCCGCGGACTGCGGCCGCTGCCGGTGCTGACGCGCGACGCGACAGCCCAGCTCAAGCGGCTGCTCAGCGCCGAGCTGGCCCTGTTCAAGGCCGAGATGACGGCCAAAGCGAAGGCGGCGGGGGTCGGCGTCGGGCTGCTGGTCGGCGCCCTGGTCTTCGTGTTCTTCGCGCTCGGCGTGCTCGTCGCGGCCGCCGTGTTCGCGTTCGCGCTGATCGTCCCCGGCTGGCTGGCGGCGCTCATCGTCGCCGGCATCCTGATCGTCCTGGCGATCATCGTCGCCCTCATCGGCCGGGCCATGCTGAAGCGCGGGATGCCGCCCGTCCCGGAGGACCTCGGGCCGGAGCTGAAGGCCGACGTCCAGGCGCTGAAGGGGGAACAGCCGTGAGCGGCAAGGGGATGAACACGCTGAAGCTGGAGTTGGAGGAGACGCGCGACGAGCTCGCCACGACGCTCGACGACATCTTCGCCACCTTCAACGTGCGGGTGCAGATCCGGTCGCACCCGGTCGCCGCCGCGGCGGTGTTCCTGACGGTGCTCGCCGGTGCTGCCGCGCTCGTGGCGCGAGGGATCGCGCGTGGCCGCTGAGGCCTCCCGGCGCCGCCTGCCGTGGGGCTACATGCTCAAGCGCACGCTGCGCAGTTTCGGCCAGGCGTCCTGCACCGACCTCGCGGCCGGGCTCACCTACTTCGGCGTGCTGTCCCTGTTCCCGGCGATGATCGCGCTCGTCAGCGTGCTCGGCCTGGTGGGTCAGAGCAAGGCCGGCATCAACGCGCTGTTCGGGATGCTCGACCAGCTCGCGCCCGGGATGCTGACGGTTGTGGAGGCGCCGATCGAGGCGCTGGCGAAGTCCCCCGCCACGGGCGTCGCGCTCGTGATCGGCATCGTCGGCGCGGTCTGGTCGGCCTCCGGGTACGTCGGCGGCTTCGGGCGCGCGCTCAACCGGGTGTATGGCGTGCGGGAGGGCCGGTCTGCTTTCGCGCTGCGTCCGGTCCAGCTCGGGGTGACACTCGCGTCGCTCGTGCTCATCTCGATCGTCGCGATCCTGCTGGTCGTCTCCGGGCCCATCCTGCAGGCCCTCGGCGACGCGATCGGCGTCGGGGACGCTGCGAAGACGGCGTGGTCGATCCTGCGCTGGCCGGTGGTGGTGTTCGCGCTGGTGCTGCTGGTCGCGCTGCTCTACTCGGCGACGCCGAACGTGAAGCAACCACGGTTCCGCTGGCTGACCCCGGGAGCGGTCGTCGCGATCGTCCTGCTCGGCGTCGCCTCCGCACTGTTCGCGTTCTACGTCGCGAACTTCGGGCACTATGACAAGACGTACGGCACGCTGGCCGGGATCATCGTCTTCCTGCTGTGGATCTGGATCGCCAACGTCGTGCTCCTGCTCGGCGCGGTGCTCGACGCGGAGATCGCCCGGGCCCGGCTCATCCTGGCCGGCGTCGAGGTCGAGAAGGGCTACGACCTCCCGCTCAAGTCGGACAAGGCCATCGTGAAGGCGCAGGACGCGGACGCCGGCGACATCCTCGTGGTGCGTGAGATGCGGCGCAAACTGCGCTGACCGCCGTGTCGAATCGGCGCGTCCCGATTCGACGTCCTGGTGACGACAGAGAGGAACCACCATGGCCCAGTTCGCCATCTTCATCTACGGCGACGGCGTCCCCGGGACCCCTGAGGAGCTCGCCGAGCACGACCGCCACTCCGAGGACCTGATCGGCGACGGCTCGCTGACGGCCGCGTTCGCGCTCGCCCCGTTCACGGAGGCGACCTCCGTCCGCGGCGACGGCGTCACCGACGGTCCGTACACGGAGTCCAAGGAGATCATCGCGGGCATCGGCATCGTGGAGGCCGCGGACCGGGAGGCCGCCCTCGCGATCGCCCGCCGCAACCCGGCCACCTGGCAGGGCGGCGGCGTGGAGGTCCGGGAGATCGTAGGGTCGTACATTCGGACGGGAGAGAGGTCCGATACCCTCCTGCCATGAGCGGTGAGGGATCCACGGACGACGCACGACCCGGGCACGACCTCCCGGACAGCAGGGGCCGGACCGGCCTGCATCACGCCGGGCGCGCACTCTCCGGCAACCCGTCGGTGCGCGTCACCGATGTGGAGGTCGTATCCGACGGCTGGCACGTCCTGCGCCGGACCACATTCGACTACCGCGGGCGCGACGGCTCGTGGGTGAGGCAGGCGCGCGAGACGTACGACCGCGGCAACGGCGCGACCGTGCTGCTGTACGACCCCGTGGCTCGCACACTGCTGCTGACCCGCCAGTTCCGCTTCCCGGCATACGTCAACGGCCACCCCGACGGGATGCTGGTGGAGGCCGCGGCCGGCCTGCTCGACGGCGACGCCCCGGAGGAGGCGATCCGCCGGGAGGCCGCCGAGGAGCTGGGCGTGCGGGTGGGCGCGTTGGCGCACCTGTTCGACCTGTTCATGAGCCCGGGCTCGGTGACGGAGCGGGTGCACTTCTACGCGGCCGAGTACCGCCCGGGCGAGATCTCCGGCGGGGGCGGCGTCGCGGAGGAGGGCGAAGAGATCGAGCCGGTGGTCGTGGGGTATGACGAGGCGCTGGCGATGGTCGCGGACGGGCGGATCGTGGACGGGAAGACGGTCATCCTGCTGCAGTGGGCGGGGTTGAATCTGTTCTGAGGCGGGTCGCCCCTCAGTGCTGCAGGAACCGCTCCACCAGCAGGCTCACCCCGATGAGCACCATCATCGCCCCCGACAGCCTGCCCACGATCACGAGCGCCCGCGGCCGGGAGCGCAGCAGCCGCCGGGCGAGCAGGGCGACGCCCGTGTAGATCACCGCGATGTCCGCGAGGTGGATCGCGCCGAGCACCAGCATCTGGGCCGCCGCCGGCATCCCGGTCGGGGAGGTGAACTGCGGCAGGAGCGCGAGCAGCAGCAGGAGGCCCTTCGGGTTGATCCCGGAGACTCCTGCGCCGCGGAGGAACTGGGAGGCCGCGCTCCCGGCGATCGGCTCCCCGTGCGGGCCGACCGGCTCGGCGCGCTTCACCAGGGCCGTGATCCCGAGCCAGATCAGGTAGGCGCCGCCGCCGACGGTGAGCACAGTGAGGACGACAGGGAACTGCGTTACGAGCGTCCCGACGCCGAGGGCGACGGCCGCGATCACCAGCGCGTAGGCCGTCAGCATCCCGAGGATCGACGGTGCGGCGGACTTGGCCCGCACCCCGGCGCCCATGATGTACGCCCAGTCGGCGCCGGGCGTCAGCGTCAGCAGGACGGCGATCGCCCAGAACTGCGCGACCAGTGCGGGATTCATGTCGGAGAAGCTACGCGAAAGATCGCGAAAGGTGCTTCGCAATCTGCGGCGGAATCGCCGTAAGCAGTGGAGAATAGTGCGTATGGACAGCCTCGACCGGGAGATTCTCTCGACGCTTCAGCAGGACGGCCGCATCAGCGTGACGGAGCTGGCCTCCCGCGTCGGCCTCAGCCTCTCCGCGTGCCACCGGCGGGTGCGCGAACTGGAGCAGTCCGGCGTCATCGAGCACTACCGCGCCGTCGTGTCGCCGACCGCTGTCGGGCTGACGTTCGAGGCCATCGTGTTCGTGACGGTCAGCCGCACCGACCCGGACACGGTCGGTGCGTTCGAGGAGGCGGTCGTCGCCATCCCGAACGTGATCGAGGCCGAACGCCTCTTCGGCGACCCGGACTACATGCTGCGCATCCTCACGCCCAACCTGGCGGCGTACCAGGAGCTGTACGACGGGGAGCTGGGCGGCCTGCCCGGCATCCAGCGGATGACGTCGACGCTGGTGATGAAGCGGCTGGGGTCGGGGACGGCTGTGCCGTTGGGGTGAGGACCGCTGTACTGTGGTCCAACGCGATCGTCGGACGATCCTTCAGCACCAAAAGGGGAACGCATGTCCTTCAGCGAAGATCAGATCGAGGCCGTCCGTGCGGCATTCGATCTGGCCGGCTATTCGGGCGAGCTGCGGACGCTTCCCGTCGAGTCCGACCAGGATCGGGTCTTCATCGTCCCGCCCGCGAGCGAGATCGCGATGGGAGACGAGCGATCCCTCGAGTTGGTGTTGTCCAGACTGCTCGATTGCGAGGTCCTGGTGACGGGCGATGTCGGCGCCCCGACCGTCCCGTTCCGCTGACGACCCGCAGGCGATCCACCTGACGGCCGCGACGGAACTCCGCTGCGATCAGCGCCACGACCGGCTCACCCGTATCGGAGCGTCGCCCCCTGGGACTTCAGGAAGTCGATGTGCACGTGGTTGCAGGTGTCGTCGAACGGGGCGAAGTTCTCGACGCTGATCGAGCCGCGGCACTCCGCCTGGCCCAGGCCGGAGCCCTTCGGGACCAGCGGGTCGAGGAGGTGGATGAGCTGGAGGGACTTCGCGTCGCCTCCGGTCAGGGCCGAGCCGTTGAGGAGGTAGAAGTCGACCGCGTGGCCGCCGCCGTCCGCGTAGTGGGCCGAGTCCGTTCCGGCGCCCTCGATCTGGCCCGTGCACTTGCGGTTGATGTCGCTGATGCCGACCTGGCTGAAGTTGTCCAGCGCGACCGAGATCGCCTGCAGCACGCGGTAGTCGACACCGCAGTTCGGGACGACCTTGCCCTCGGCGAGGTTCGCGATCTCCGGGATGTGGTTCGGCGTGGAGCCGACCAGGCGGCCCGCCGCGACCGCCCCCATGAGCTGCACGGCCAGCGCCTGCACGGTGGGCGACACGGAGCTGTTGGTGGTGGAGTCGAGCGCCTGCGGGCTCTCGGCGATGCCGAGGCCGTCGCGGGAGACGACCTGCGCGGTGGCGTTGCCGCCGGTCAGGGTCTGCACGGCGAGGGCGGTGCGCGCGGCGCCGGCCACAGAGGCCTCGCCGGTGGTCGCGTAGGCCGGGAGCGACGCGGTGCCGAAGAACGCGGTCAGGGCGACCAGCACGAAGACGTGGAAGCTGCGGCGGTGGCGGCCCTCGGTGTGGAGCTTGCGGTAGATGCCGCGGCGCGGGTGCCGGGGGTTCGCGGGGTCGGCGACCGACGGGCCGGCGGAGACCAGCGCTGCGGGGACGGCCGACTGTTGCGCGGCTGCGGCCGCGGCACGGCGCTCGGCGCGGGACGGACGGGTCGGCTTGACGACGACGCGCTCGCGGACGACCTGCTTCTTCCGTGGAGCCGTGTGCTGCTCGTCGGCACGACGCCGGGACACGGGGGGAACCGCGGTCGAAGCCGCGGGGGCGGAAGCCGCCAGAGCGGAAGCCGCCGGGCTCGAAGCCGCCGGAGCCGCCGGGCTCTCTCCGAACAACGAGGCGATGCCGTCCTCAGCGGGCTGCGGCGCGATCGACGACGCGACCGGGGCGGGCGCAGCGACAGCCTGCGGCTTCTCCGCGGCCTGCTCCTTGCGCGCCTGGGCACGCTCGGCCTCCAGGGCCGCACGACGGCTCATCGGCGCCGGCGCGGCGGGCGCAGCCGGGACGACCGGTGCGGGCGGCGTCAGCGACTCGGCCACCGTGAAGTCCGTGATCGGGTCGGCGACCGCCAGCCTCTGCGCGTCCACGTCGAGTACGACGGGTCCCCGATTGCCGCGGCGAGGCCGCAAGGGGGCAGAGGACTCGGGCAAACTGGCCTTCCTGGGACGTACCGGGACGAACTGGATCCACGCCTGGGACGGTCGGGTCCGAGCGCCGCGGGGGGACGACGCGTTCAGGCGTACCCGACCATTCTTATCAAATTTCGGCTGGACGTTCTATCAATGCAGACGAATAGATCGAACGAATTCGCGCAGAGACACGTCGCCGAGACGAACTGACGGATGAAAGAAGATCCCCGGCGAATCGCTCGGGAGGCCGGGGTCGGGGTGCATCCCGCGCGTTCGGGTCACGCGGAAACACCCCGGCCCGAACGTCATCGGATGCGGGGTCCGATCACCTTGAAACTAACCCTTCGAGTCCGCTCAGACCCAGCCGGGTACGGCTGCTACGACTGGCGCGCGGGACGCCGTCCGGGTGCTAGGGGATCGCCACCACGAGCTCGACGCGACCGTCGAGCTCCCGCAGCGCGACGTCGCCCCGCTCGGCGAGCTGACGGAGCCCGATGCCCGGCACCGCGGTGGACAGCGCACCCCCGGAGACGACGACGACCGAGACCCCTCCATGGGCCGCGGCCCGGACTTCGAGCGTGACCTCCGACCCGTCGCCGTGGCGCACCGCGTTCGCAAGGCCTTCGGAGATCGCGTCGACCACGGCCTCCGCACGCCCTGCCTCGCCCAGGCGCTCCCAGACGCCGTCTCCGAACGACGAGCGCAGCGGGATGGCGGAGCCCCAGCTCTCGACCAGCGCCCCGATCCGGTCGGCGGCGTCCGGCTCGCTCCGCGGAGCGCTCAGCTCGGCGCGGATGTTGGAGACCACCTCCCGCACACCGTCTGACGCGTCCTCCGCCGATCCGGCGCCCAGCGAGAGCGCGGCGGCGATGAGTTCGGACTGCACGCCGGAGTGGAGGAGCCGCGCGAGCCCCTCGCGCTCGTGGTCGAGCGCGCTCCGGCCGTCGGCGGCCTCCAGCACGTTGGCCTGCACGGCGGCCTCCAAGGCGGCCTGGTCGCGCCGGACCCGCGCGGACAGCGACGCGACGAGCGCGGCGCCGAAGGCGATGGCAGGATACGTGACCATCTCGACCCAGACCATGTCCGGGACACGGCCCAGCGCCTCGACCACGAGTCTCGTCGTCAGGCTCAGGAGCACGCCGATCACCCCGTACCCGACGAGGAGCATCATCGCCCGGAAGATGCGCGCCACCCTCCCGACGATCCACCCCAGCACGAGGTTCCCGGCCCAGACGACGGAGAAGCCGCAGACGAGCGGCGGCAGGCAGAAGAGCAGGCCGTACTGTGCGACCCCGAACGGGACCACCAGCACCGCGAACAGGACGGCCAGCGGCAGAGCGGGGGCCGGCCGCATCCCGAGCAGCACGGACGCGATCCAGTCCCGCACGCGCACCGGCCCGTCCAGCGCGCCCTCCTCGGCCGTCGCCACATCGTCCGAGTACAGCCGGTGGCTCGCCGGACGCACGACCTCCTGGGCCAGACCGCGGAGCAGCCGGGCGGCGTCGGCCGGGCGGATGCCGTGCGCGGCGGCGGCGGCAGCGGCGTCGTCCAGCTGAGCCAGCACGGTCTCGACCACCGAGCGCCGGAGCTCGGAGATGCGTGCGACCGTCCGCTCCGCGTCCCGGGCGGAGGCCCTCTGGGCCGCCCGGAGCCGCCGGTAGACGCCGATGTGGTCGCGCACCAGGTCGACGACCGCCGCGATCAGGGAGAGCATGGTGATCGTCGTGACGACGTTGATGAAGATCCGGCCGACCAGGTCGCCCGCCGCCACCGGGACCCCCAGCACCCAGCCCGCCGCGAGGAACAGCAGCGGCCGCAGCAGCCCGATCACCCCGAACACCAGGAACACGACGGGCACCCGCACCCGTTGGGGAGTCGCGCGAAGCACCGCCCAGCCGGCCAGCATGGTCGCGCCGACTGCCGCGTGCTCCAGCATGCCGACCGCGACGATCGCCCACGGGCCGCCGCTGATGTACTGGAGGCCGGACATCACGGTCACCGCGAACGGCAGCGTCACCAGCCAGGACCACCACGAGAGCGCCGACGGCCCGGTCGCCCGGTCAACCGCACGGCGCATCCACGGGGCGATCATGGGATTCACAACCCGGACCCCGGATCGCCGTAGGTCGCGGTGTAGAGGGTCGCGGCAGCCACGCGCGGGGCGATGCCGTCGTCGCCCGTCAGGCCGAGCGCCTGGAAGACGCGCTCCACGCTCTTCTCGACTGCGCGCACCGAGACTCCGCGCCGGCGCGCGATCTCCGCGTTCGTGAGCCCCGCGGCGAGCAGCCGGGTCGTCTCACGCTGGGCCGGGCTCAGCCGGAGCAACGCGCCCTGCGAGCCGGTGGCGCCGGACAGGTGCTCGACGGGCCGGTCGGCGAGGACGGCCTCCGCGGCGTCGACCAGCTCGGCGACGGAGCCGATCGCGCCCTTGTTGACGAAGGAGGCGCCGGTGACCGTCTCGCGCGCCTGGGCGGCCGCGGCCTCCCGGGACAGGTTGCTGAGGAACATCACCGCGACGTGCGGGGCACGCTCGCGGAGGATCGTAGCCAGCTCCACGCCGTTCGGCCGCGAGCCGAGGTCGATGTCGGTCACGAGGAGGTCCGGGTCGGCGTCGTCGACCAGGCGGAGTGCCTCCACCGCGGACGGGGCCGTCGTGATCTCGAAGCCGCGCTGCGCGAAGGCGTCGGCGACCAGCGAGCGCATCAGCGCGTGGTCCTCGACCACGAGGACCCGCCTGCGCCACATACCGACCGCCACGTTGGAAAGGATAACGGGGAGGATGGAATGCTTCGGCCGGACCGCACGCCCCCAGTTCGGGACGCGCGGCCCGCGACACCGGCGTGCGCGCGCCGACGCCGGCCCGCATGCGCGACGGGCCGGCGTTGGATGTTGCCCGCCCCGGGGTTCGCGCGGCCCGGGGCGGGCGGTCTGGGTCAGCCGCGGACGAACCGCAGCGTGACGAGTTCGAAGGGGCGCAGTGCGAGCGTGGTCGTGGCGTCGCCGGTCGCGCGCTCCAGGAGGTCGGTGCGCTCGATCCGCTCGTACGGGAAGCCGACGGCGAGGGTGGCCGAGGCGCGCGAGCCGTGCGCCTCGTACAGCCGCACGACCACGTCGCCCGAGCCGTCCTCCGCCAGCTTCACGGTCTCCACCACGACGCCCGCCGACGAGGAGGTGACGAGCGGTTCGACCGCAGCCGCAGCCGGGCGCAGCGGGAGGTTGAGCCGGTAGCCCTCCTCGATCGCCGCGTCCACGCCGCCGACGACGATCGAGCTGCGGAGGGTGTGCTCGCCCTGGTCGGCCTCCGGGTCCGGGAACAGCGGCGCGCGCAGGAGGGTCTGGCGGACCAGAGAGTACGTGCCGCCGCCCTCCCGCTCGTGCCGGGTGATGTCGTGGCCGTAGGTCGCGTCGTTGGCGACGCCGACGCCGAAGCCGGGCTCGGCCACGTGCACCCAGCGGTGCGCGCTCGTCTCGAACCGCGCGACGTCCCAGCTCGTGTTGGTGTGCGTCGGCCGGTCGATGTGGCCGAACTGGATCTCCGACCGCGCGGAGGTCGTGTGCACGTCGACGGGGAAGCCGAGCTTCAGCATCCGCTGCCGCTCGTGCCAGTCGACGTGGGTCTCGATGTCGAGCGCGGGCGATCCGGCGGCGAGGGTCAGCGTCTGCGTGACGGTGGAGGCGCCGAAGCGGCGGACCAGGCGCAGCGACACCGACTCGGGCGTCTCGGCGACGACGTCGAGCGACTCCACGGCCGTGAGGTCCTCGCCCGCGAGCCGGTACTCGATGTCGACGTCCCAGGCGTCCCACTGCGTGGGGGTGTCCCGGAAGAGCTGGAGCAGGTTGGCCCGGGTGCCGGCGGGCACGGCCTCCCGGCCGCTCGCGAGCTCCACGATCGAGGGGATGAGGCCCTCGGCGTCGACCGTGACGGCGATGCGGTCGTTGACCAGGCGGATGACGTCGCCATCGCGCTCGACGCGGGCGTCGGAGCCGCGGGCCGGGATGCCGACGGCGCCGGGGGCGACGCCATCGACAGGGTACGGCGAGGCGTTGGCGACAGCGCCACCCGTGCCGCCCGCACCGTCACCCGCGGCGAGCGCCGCCAGCGACCGCGCAATCACGTCCTCCAGGCTCCGCGCCACCGCGGCGTAGTTCTCGACCGCCTGGTCGTGCACCCAGCCGATCGACGACCCGGGCAGGATGTCGTGGAACTGCTGCAGCAGCACCGTCCGCCAGGCCTCCCGCAGCTCCTCGGCCGGGTAGGCCGCGCCGGCGCGGACCGCCGCGGTCGCCGCCCACAGCTCGGCCTCGTGCAGCAGCGCCTCGCTGCGGCGGTTGCCCTGCTTGGTGCGCGCCTGCGACGTGTAGGTGCCGCGGTGGAACTCCAGGTAGAGCTCCCCCGCCCACACCGGCGCCGGGTCGAACTCGGCGCGCGCCGCGGCGAAGAATTCCGATGGGGCCGCCACGCGGACGGTCGGCGAGCCCTCCAGGTCGGCCGTGCGCGCGGCCGCCGCGACCATCTCGCGGGTCGGGCCGCCGCCGCCGTCGCCGAAGCCGAACGGCACCAGGGAGGTGTTCGCCCGGCCCTTGTCGGCGAAGTTCTGCTCGGCGTGCGCCAGCTCGCCCCCGGAGAGGACGGAGTTGTAGGTGTCGACCGGCGGGAAGTGCGTGAAGATCCGCGTGCCGTCGATGCCCTCCCAGTCGAAGGTGTGGTGCGGGAATCTGTTGGTCTCGTTCCAGGAGATCTTCTGCGTGAGGAAGTGCTCCATCCCGGCCTCGCGGGCGATCTGCGGGAGGGCGCCCGAGTAGCCGAACGAGTCGGGCAGCCAGACCTCGCGCGGCTCGTAGCCGAACTCCTCCAGGAAGAACCGC is a window from the Leifsonia shinshuensis genome containing:
- a CDS encoding NUDIX domain-containing protein, producing the protein MSGEGSTDDARPGHDLPDSRGRTGLHHAGRALSGNPSVRVTDVEVVSDGWHVLRRTTFDYRGRDGSWVRQARETYDRGNGATVLLYDPVARTLLLTRQFRFPAYVNGHPDGMLVEAAAGLLDGDAPEEAIRREAAEELGVRVGALAHLFDLFMSPGSVTERVHFYAAEYRPGEISGGGGVAEEGEEIEPVVVGYDEALAMVADGRIVDGKTVILLQWAGLNLF
- a CDS encoding response regulator; the encoded protein is MAVGMWRRRVLVVEDHALMRSLVADAFAQRGFEITTAPSAVEALRLVDDADPDLLVTDIDLGSRPNGVELATILRERAPHVAVMFLSNLSREAAAAQARETVTGASFVNKGAIGSVAELVDAAEAVLADRPVEHLSGATGSQGALLRLSPAQRETTRLLAAGLTNAEIARRRGVSVRAVEKSVERVFQALGLTGDDGIAPRVAAATLYTATYGDPGSGL
- a CDS encoding phage holin family protein — encoded protein: MTENKAALPRERRRTTRGLRPLPVLTRDATAQLKRLLSAELALFKAEMTAKAKAAGVGVGLLVGALVFVFFALGVLVAAAVFAFALIVPGWLAALIVAGILIVLAIIVALIGRAMLKRGMPPVPEDLGPELKADVQALKGEQP
- a CDS encoding fluoride efflux transporter FluC, with product MSARTPLPVHLHWRSVLLVFAGGAIGTTVRYLLSAAVPTVAGVPLITLVINVTGAFVLGWLLEALALRGPDAGRRRDLRLFAGTGILGGYTTYSSFAVDTDGLFAAQNLGGGIGYAVATILIGALASVAGIAAAAALGRRRARRGGSALGDDAPGVGR
- a CDS encoding nuclear transport factor 2 family protein; translation: MADAITTWIDRYRRAWESNDPDDIRALFTEDASYRTEPFAEPWDGHLEIVEGWLDAQDDPGSVDFEWRLLGQDGSQYFVEGVTDYHDGPTYSNLWVVVLAGDGRAEEFTEWWMEQEA
- a CDS encoding LysE family translocator; this translates as MNPALVAQFWAIAVLLTLTPGADWAYIMGAGVRAKSAAPSILGMLTAYALVIAAVALGVGTLVTQFPVVLTVLTVGGGAYLIWLGITALVKRAEPVGPHGEPIAGSAASQFLRGAGVSGINPKGLLLLLALLPQFTSPTGMPAAAQMLVLGAIHLADIAVIYTGVALLARRLLRSRPRALVIVGRLSGAMMVLIGVSLLVERFLQH
- a CDS encoding Lrp/AsnC family transcriptional regulator produces the protein MDSLDREILSTLQQDGRISVTELASRVGLSLSACHRRVRELEQSGVIEHYRAVVSPTAVGLTFEAIVFVTVSRTDPDTVGAFEEAVVAIPNVIEAERLFGDPDYMLRILTPNLAAYQELYDGELGGLPGIQRMTSTLVMKRLGSGTAVPLG
- the crcB gene encoding fluoride efflux transporter CrcB; its protein translation is MTPLLVLAVAVAGGLGAVARLVLDGMLRSVFRINYPFGTTVINVTGSFLLGLVTGLALAHGLPPEWRAILGTGFLGGYTTFSTASYETVRLAQQRRYRAALFNGAGMLVLALAAAGLGLWLGGAV
- a CDS encoding universal stress protein, translating into MSGIGGTGAGGGESAGIKPGGVLVAVVPGQPTAVLDQAARLADDLDVPLVCANVDPNRYLVSSYVDGTVVALPYDPDLPEVEEETFDAELESDIRATLNGRGVPYTLKQLAGDPAWALARLADEMDARYIVVGTREAGLRGSIREFFNGSVAVHLAHRQHRPVIVVPLAPVSGSQALPWEDPPV
- a CDS encoding YihY/virulence factor BrkB family protein, with amino-acid sequence MAAEASRRRLPWGYMLKRTLRSFGQASCTDLAAGLTYFGVLSLFPAMIALVSVLGLVGQSKAGINALFGMLDQLAPGMLTVVEAPIEALAKSPATGVALVIGIVGAVWSASGYVGGFGRALNRVYGVREGRSAFALRPVQLGVTLASLVLISIVAILLVVSGPILQALGDAIGVGDAAKTAWSILRWPVVVFALVLLVALLYSATPNVKQPRFRWLTPGAVVAIVLLGVASALFAFYVANFGHYDKTYGTLAGIIVFLLWIWIANVVLLLGAVLDAEIARARLILAGVEVEKGYDLPLKSDKAIVKAQDADAGDILVVREMRRKLR
- a CDS encoding YciI family protein; translation: MAQFAIFIYGDGVPGTPEELAEHDRHSEDLIGDGSLTAAFALAPFTEATSVRGDGVTDGPYTESKEIIAGIGIVEAADREAALAIARRNPATWQGGGVEVREIVGSYIRTGERSDTLLP